One window of Aliarcobacter lanthieri genomic DNA carries:
- a CDS encoding WGR domain-containing protein: MTVVLKKSVNKNERYYNISILANLFGDYIVERIFGNTRYSSPTGHLKSIFTNKKEAYSYLEKILSSKIKKGYKIFSSSIDTNYEHKRNI, translated from the coding sequence ATGACTGTTGTGTTAAAAAAGAGTGTCAATAAAAATGAAAGATACTATAACATATCAATCTTAGCTAACTTGTTCGGAGATTATATAGTTGAAAGAATATTTGGCAATACTAGATATTCATCACCAACTGGTCATCTAAAATCTATATTTACAAATAAAAAAGAAGCTTACTCTTATCTTGAAAAAATATTATCAAGTAAGATAAAAAAAGGATATAAAATATTTAGCTCAAGCATTGATACAAATTATGAACACAAAAGGAATATCTAA
- a CDS encoding EAL domain-containing protein: MKDIDFLGFYNRNRLYKDMFKKTTQFLVLLDINEFYFVNYYYSEKIGNRVLKQIGKKIKTYFKIKKLYRSGDRFILLFQGINFTKKELHKLLNSFIHDTKLEPIKSSNGNIVLNITAGISSGPKFIEESEFAIKYARHHKLEVVFYEDPILEELVKNNLAKNIITEGNPLVHYQPIADQNKNIVKYEALLRIEHNGFIHYPDSFLKTSKNIKLYNLLTKKVVLQAFEDFKNRDEKVSINLSFEDIDNKEINEYIKNISKEYANIKKVDFEITESDAIKDYKKVQDFINAITNLGASFSIDDFGIGYSNFGILRDLERIETIKIDGEFVRNYKTNMRYKILLENIVNLAKKMDIKIVAEYVENEEIFNSMKELGVDYFQGYYIGKPNLIKELFLCKINF; this comes from the coding sequence ATGAAAGATATAGATTTTTTAGGATTTTACAATAGAAATCGTTTATACAAAGATATGTTTAAAAAAACTACACAATTTCTAGTATTACTTGATATTAACGAGTTTTATTTTGTAAATTATTACTATTCAGAAAAGATAGGAAATAGAGTATTAAAGCAAATTGGTAAAAAAATAAAAACCTATTTTAAAATAAAAAAACTATACAGAAGTGGAGATCGTTTTATTCTTTTATTTCAAGGAATCAATTTTACAAAAAAAGAACTACATAAGCTTTTAAATTCATTTATACATGACACAAAACTAGAGCCAATAAAATCATCTAATGGAAATATAGTACTAAATATTACAGCTGGAATAAGTTCTGGACCAAAATTTATAGAAGAAAGTGAATTTGCAATTAAATATGCAAGACATCATAAATTGGAAGTTGTTTTTTACGAAGATCCAATTCTTGAAGAACTAGTAAAAAACAACCTTGCAAAAAATATAATTACAGAAGGAAATCCTTTAGTTCATTATCAACCAATTGCAGATCAAAATAAAAACATTGTAAAGTATGAAGCTTTATTGAGAATAGAGCATAATGGTTTTATACACTATCCTGATAGTTTTTTAAAAACTAGTAAAAATATCAAGTTATATAATCTATTAACTAAAAAAGTTGTATTACAAGCATTTGAAGATTTTAAAAATAGAGATGAAAAAGTATCCATTAATCTATCATTTGAAGATATAGACAATAAAGAGATAAATGAGTATATAAAAAATATTTCAAAAGAATATGCCAATATAAAAAAAGTTGATTTTGAAATCACAGAAAGTGATGCAATAAAAGATTACAAGAAAGTACAAGATTTTATAAATGCAATTACAAATTTAGGAGCTTCATTCAGTATAGATGATTTTGGTATAGGATATTCAAATTTTGGTATTTTAAGAGATTTAGAAAGAATTGAAACAATCAAAATAGATGGTGAATTTGTAAGAAACTACAAGACAAATATGAGATATAAAATCTTATTAGAAAACATAGTAAATTTAGCAAAAAAAATGGATATTAAAATTGTTGCTGAATATGTAGAGAATGAAGAAATTTTTAATTCAATGAAAGAATTAGGAGTGGATTATTTTCAAGGATATTATATTGGGAAGCCAAATTTAATTAAAGAGTTATTTTTGTGCAAAATTAATTTTTAA
- a CDS encoding thermonuclease family protein: protein MTKKLLFLITIGLLTSTQAAELKGKIISIADGDTATLLVLENKSKLLKPLEMEKVNIKTQYRIRLNDIDAPEKSQTFGNKSKQNLSKYIFGKDVTVIYDKKDQYGRILGTIYLNNKDINLKQVEDGFAWVYRQYSKKKNYLKAEKEARNLKKGLWADNNPTEPWNYRRKSK from the coding sequence ATGACTAAAAAACTATTATTTTTAATTACCATTGGATTATTAACTTCAACTCAAGCAGCAGAACTAAAAGGGAAAATAATTTCAATAGCTGATGGAGATACAGCAACATTACTTGTTTTAGAAAATAAAAGCAAACTTCTAAAACCACTTGAAATGGAAAAAGTTAATATAAAAACACAATATCGAATAAGACTAAACGATATAGATGCTCCAGAAAAATCTCAAACTTTTGGTAACAAATCAAAACAAAATTTATCAAAATATATTTTTGGTAAAGATGTAACTGTTATCTATGACAAAAAAGACCAATATGGAAGAATACTTGGAACGATATATTTAAACAATAAAGATATAAATTTAAAGCAAGTAGAAGATGGTTTCGCTTGGGTATATAGACAATATTCTAAAAAAAAGAATTACCTAAAAGCTGAAAAAGAAGCAAGAAATCTCAAAAAAGGATTGTGGGCAGATAATAATCCTACAGAACCTTGGAATTATAGGAGAAAATCTAAATGA